A portion of the Oncorhynchus gorbuscha isolate QuinsamMale2020 ecotype Even-year linkage group LG19, OgorEven_v1.0, whole genome shotgun sequence genome contains these proteins:
- the LOC124006453 gene encoding zinc finger protein 629-like yields the protein MMDSDILNIEEIVMGKGPPDPPAELTTEKPAGHYKPIASFKAPPPPTIQPYQHENLQCFQCFITFCNSKAKERHMKKSHREEYKQQLQQGDTLFTCYVCDRTFPSSEELTQHQGSHNKEDKPFKCPHCQESFRTFSELTTHRRQVCPERQFVCKDCSETFRSPAFLRTHRLAQHPRPEAEVEEPDDPTKTHRCGKCNRGFETESELLMHQENHAGDQHCNGSASPAKKRGRPFKAEDSTVGGKKRKKKEEGTEEAETGNNAEEAAAAPAETKVKAGGGGRRGRPKAAAGEEAREDDSEAPAEEKKPKAAPAPSKQHPCPECELTFPALAQLRAHKKEKHIPRKAHPCEECEESFARPEQLEAHKNRAHIKGRYACPTCGKSFGRESNLKGHQQSSHPEEEEKQEAAGRSKR from the exons ATGATGGACTCAGACATActgaatatagaggagatagTGATGGGGAAGGGGCCACCAGATCCCCCTGCAGAACTGACCACTGAGAAACCAGCAGGACACTACAAACCCATTGCCTCCTTCAAAGCACCACCTCCACCCACCATTCAACCAT ATCAGCATGAGAACCTGCAGTGTTTCCAGTGCTTCATCACCTTCTGTAACTCCAAAGCCAAGGAGAGGCACATGAAGAAGAGCCATCGTGAGGAGTACAAGCAGCAGCTCCAGCAG GGAGATACTCTGTTCACCTGCTATGTGTGTGACCGTACCTTTCCGTCCTCGGAAGAGCTGACCCAGCACCAGGGCTCACACAACAAGGAGGACAAGCCCTTCAAGTGTCCCCACTGCCAGGAGAGCTTCCGCACCTTCTCTGAG CTGACGACCCACAGGAGACAGGTCTGTCCAGAGAGGCAATTTGTGTGTAAGGACTGCAGTGAGACCTTCCGCAGCCCTGCCTTCCTTCGTACCCACCGCCTGGCCCAGCACCCCCGTCCAGAGGCTGAGGTGGAAGAGCCAGATGACCCTACCAAGACCCACCGCTGTGGGAAGTGCAACCGGGGCTTCGAGACCGAGTCTGAGCTACTAATGCACCAGGAGAACCACGCCGGTGACCAGCACTGCAACGGCAGCGCCTCGCCCGCCAAGAAGCGTGGACGGCCCTTTAAAGCAGAGGACTCAACGGTCggagggaagaagagaaagaagaaggaagagggcacagaggagGCTGAAACTGGAAACAATGCAGAGGAGGCTGCAGCAGCTCCGGCTGAGACCAAGGTGAAAGCAGGAGGCGGTGGCAGACGGGGCCGTCCTAAAGCAGCAGCAGGCGAGGAGGCCAGAGAAGACGACAGTGAAGCCCCAGCAGAGGAGAAGAAACCTAAAGCGGCTCCCGCTCCATCCAAGCAACACCCCTGCCCTGAGTGTGAGCTCACGTTCCCTGCCCTGGCCCAGCTCCGCGCCCACAAGAAGGAAAAGCACATCCCACGTAAGGCCCACCCCTGCGAGGAGTGTGAGGAGAGCTTTGCCCGTCCCGAGCAACTAGAAGCCCACAAGAACCGGGCACACATCAAGGGGCGTTATGCCTGCCCTACCTGTGGCAAGAGCTTTGGCCGAGAGAGCAACCTGAAGGGCCACCAGCAGAGCAGCCatccagaggaggaggagaagcaagAGGCAGCGGGCCGCAGCAAGAGATAA